The region tatgtaaattaaggggcttgaatgtgtaacattcagcacttatcaatgtacagagttttcaactttattttaactCCATGATATTTAACAAttatcaaaaagggtgtaagaaaaataatatttttcaaatcatactatCTTTACCTGggtatttggttttatatagtaccatgatctattttatgGGCTCGACATACCGACTACGACATGTTTCCATAGTTACTACTCGCAAACTGTATTAAAGACAATTACTACCGTATAGTAagtaaaagttatttaattataattactaCGTCATAAATCACAAAAGTATTAAACATACCTACTTCAAAATGGCTCAGGGGAATAGATACGGGTATTTGCTTCTTATCTCTTGTTCTAAGTCCCAAGAAGCTTCTTCAACATCATGGTTCTGCCATAGAACTTTTATTAGTGGTATTGTCTTTGTCCTCAGTTGTTGAACTTTCCgatccaagatctgcaccggcttctcttcatatttcaaatcTGCTTGAACTTGTAAAGGTTCAAAGTCTATCATGTGTAACGGGTCATGCATGTACTTTTGTAGTGTGGAAACGTGGAATACGTTGTGTACACCAGCTAGGTTAGATGGTAATTCGACTCTATAGGCGATCGGACCTACGACCTCCGTCACTAAAAAGGGACTGATATACCTTGGACTTAGCTTTCCCTTTGTACCGAACCGCATGACTCCCTTCATTGGTGATACCTTCAGAAATACTTGATCACCGACTTCGAATTCTAGCTTGCGTCGTCGTGTATCAGCATAACTCTTTTGGCGACTCTGTGCGGCCAGCATCAACTTTCGAATTAGGGTAATCTTGTCTTTAGTATCCTGGATTATCTCCTGTCCTACTAGTTGTCTTTCCCCAACTTCATCCCAATTGCTTGGCAAGTTGATTAGGGGTAGGCGTTGAGTTTGTTGACGCACTCTGTGATTTCCTACTCAAAGCGTCTGCAACTACATTTGCTTTCCCTGGATGGTATAGAATATAGCAGTCGTAGTCTTTTAACAATTCTAACCACCTACGCTGACTCATGTTCAATTCTTTTTGAGAGAAGATATATTTTAGACTTTGATGATCAGTATAAATTTCAACCTTCTAACGAAAAAAGATAATGTCTCCAAAATTTGAAAGCAAAAACTATAGCAGCTAGTTCATGGTCATGAGTAGGATAGTTTCTCTCGTGGTCCTTCAACTGTCTAGAGGCGTAAGCTATAACTTTATCTTGCTGCATGAGTACACACCCTAGTCCTTTAAGAGAGGCATCACTAAAAACTacgaatttctcagactctcttGGCAATACAAGGACAGGTGCAGTTACTAACCTCTTTTTCAGCTCTTGAAAGCTTGCTTCGTACTTATCGTTCCATTGAAAATGAGCGTTCTTCTTAGCGAGGGAGGTCAAAGGGTCGGAAAGATTGGAAAAACCTTCTACGAATCTTCGGTAGTAACCTGCCAATCCAAGAAAGCTGCAGATTTCATGGACATTGGTTGGCCGCTCCCAGTTGACGACAACCTCAACTTTGCTAGGATCAATTGCTATTCTATCTTTTGAGATAACGTGCACTAAGAATGAAACTTTCTCCATCCGAAATTCTCACTTCTTAAGTTTAGCAAATAACTGCTTTTCCTTTAAGAGAGGCATCACTAAAAACTATgaatttctcagactctcttGGCAGTACAAGGACAGGTGCAATTACTAACCTCCTTTTCAGCTCTTGAAAGCTTGCTTCGCACTTATCGTTCCATTGAAAATGAGCGTTCTTCTTAATGAGGGAGGTCAACGGGCCGGAAAGATTGGAAAAACCTTCTACGAATCTTCGGTAGTAACCTGCCAATCCAAGAAAGCTGCGAATTTCATGGACGTTGGTTGGCCGCTCCCAGTTGACGACAGCCTCAACTTTGCTAGGATCTGctattccatcttttgagataacATGCCCTAAGAATGAAACTTTCTCCATCCAAAATTCGCACTTCTTAAGTTTAGCAAATAACTGCTTTTCCCTTAGAACATTTAGTACTGTTTTCAGATGCTCTTCGTGCTCTTGATAATTAGtcgagtaaattaaaatatcatcataAACAGAACTACTAACAAATCGAGGTACATATGGAAAACACGATTCATTAGATCCATAAATACCGACAATGCGTTTGTCACCCCAAAAGGCATGACTCGGAATTCGTAATGACCATACCTCGTTCAAATCATCTTCTTTTGCACATCTTCTTTATTTACCTTAAGTTGATTGTATCCGGATCAAAGGTCGATTTTCGAGAATACTTTGGCTTCTTTTAATTGGTCGAACAAGTCGTCAATTCTTGGTAAaggatatttattctttatgttAATGCGGTTTAGCTCCCGGTAGTCTATGCATAGTCGCATAgtcccatctttcttcttgaCAAACAATACCGGTGCTCCCCACGGTGATACGCTTGGGCGTATAAATCCTCTATCCAAAAGTTCTTGGAGTTGTTTCTTTAGCTCTTTCAACTCGGCGGGAGCCGTATGATAAGGTACTTTgtgaatgggttgagttccCGGAATCAAATCGATGGTAAACTCAATCTCACGATCAGGTGGCAATCCTGTCGCAGCTTCAGCCAACACGTCTGGGTAATCGCACACCACTGGAATATCTTCCAACTTTCTCTTAGCTTCGGGTTTCGCCGTCACATATGCTAAGAACGCTGATGCTCCTTGTCGAATATTCCTTGTAGCTTGTATTGTGGAGAGTAGCGGTGGAGTAGCTCGCGTACAAGATCCGTtgaatttaaatctttcaacAACTGGTAATTGAAAAACAACTACCTTCTTTCTACAATTTATACTCGCATAATACCTTGATAAccagtccatgcctaggattacaTCATATCCTAGAGATTTAAACACTAATAGATTGATGGGTAAGTTCCTTCCTTTTATAACGATTGGACAGTTCTCCACCATTTTATCGCATACGACTTTCTTTCCTCCAGGGGCTTCAACCGTAAGATTTTGTACTAAAGGTCGTGTACTAACATGACGTAATTTAATGTATGCTTCAGAAATGAATGAATGTGTAGCTCctgaatcaaaaagagtacacgcaaggataccaaacaaaaagatggtACCTGTCACAACATCGTTAAcacctcgttcttcttcttcgtctaccTCAACTGGAGTTAAGGTATACACCCTCGCTTGGGCGGGTTGCCTTGGTGGGTATGTCACCTACGACGCTGCTCACCTCTTTAGTTCGTAAGCGGCGGATGATTCGCGCATTCCTCTTTCAGCAAATGATGCTATATCGACCAGTTTGACAAAGTCTCTGATTTCGTGGCACATGACTCTTTCCTTAATACGAGGATTAAGGCCATTTTCGAAACGTTCtgcctttgattcttcatcAAGGATTAGGTTGAGGCCAAACCTTGCTAGTTCAATAAACCTAGAGGAATATTGCTCTACCGTCATAGCGCCTTGTACTAGATTCTGGAATTCGATGGCCCGCATCTGCCTTTGTGCCCTCAAAAAGAAGCGCCCATTGAATTCTTCTACAAACCTATCTCAAGGGATAGCAACTCCACGTCCCAACTCTATTCCTAAGTcctttcttagacttccaccATCTTGCAGCTTCATCAGTTATCCTTAGTCCTGTATACCTAACCTTTTGCTCATCAGTACAGCCCAGTGTCTCATACAATAACTGGATATCCGTAATCTTGGCTTCAGCTACTAACGGTCCCTGTGCTCTATCAAAAAGTCGAAATTGCTGGCTAGCAAAATCACACAAAGAGCAACCTACTTGTTCTAATCGGCCGGCAGGCTGTGGAATTATTGCCACTACTTCGGCAAACTGCCTAGTAGTTTCAGCCATAAATTGAGCTAAGGCCGGATGCACTCCATCATtaatggtggaggtggaggtgggaaTTCGTCATCACGGTTGCCATGATATGTCcgttcatagaaccatgttcatgaagcctatcatgtctcataatcatactcaatctatttgtGGGGGTAAAGGGGTAAAtcagtctatacctacatgtcaccactgtggtATTACTTGTCATATTTGGccaaattgtttccagattaggtCTCAAAAACCCTGAAACAAAActcttgtccctagaaaagatgaaccaagttttgaagaacaagttgaaatgttaagtgatcaagtttagctcattagtgagaagttagcatacctcacccccaatgagcaaagatctatcctggtcaataatcataagaaagcttccaaacaagtctgggtcaaaaaggaagataatctatgTTTAGTTTCTCGTACtgcactgaaaattcttgatacttgtttgtggtatttggatagtggctgttctaaacacatgacaggtgacaagactttactgaaagaagttcagatgggcaaaggtggacggatcacctatggagatggaagccaatccaaagtcattggaaaaggaatcatcgacattccaggtctcggaacatctcaggaagctttatATGTAGAAAGGCTCAAGGCAAATATCCTCAACATTAGCCAATTTTGcaacaatgatttggtggtgcaattctccaaaaagaaaTGTAACATATTTGATagcagtggcaaatggcttatggggggaaaaagaactgctgacaattgcttTGGTCTTCCTGGCCTTACTACTgatcctcagattttctgcaacaaggtAACCATAGATGATAGTGAGCTATTGCAccaaaggttagggcatctgaatttctccgatatgttgaaaattgcaggcaaagacattgttaaaggtctgcccaaaatggagaagactggaaaaggaatctgtggttcttgccaactagggaaacagactcaagcagctcataagaagacctcaggtattcaaccttccagaaatttagaattactgcacatggatctcatggttCCACTAGAACTGCttgtctaggtgggaaaaggtatattctggtaattgtggatgatttctctcgatatacatgggctattcctattcgagaaaaatctgatgcttttgatgcagctcaacatttattcaagaagattcaggttgagcaaaattgccaaatcatgagaatccgcagtgatcatggaagagaattcaaaaattccaagttcgaagagttctgtctctcatatggaatcaagcaagaattttcttctcctatcactcctcagcagaatggagtagttgaaagaaagaacagggtaattcaggagatggctcgtgtgatgatccactttAAGAATCTTcctcaacacttttggggagaagctgtaaacactgcgtgtcatattatcaacaaaGTCTTTCTAAGCCTGAAACaagcaagactccctatgaaatttggcgaggtaaaaagcccaTGGTAAAGTATTTTAGAAcctttggaagtaaatgctatatccttcgtgacaggtagaatcttgggaaatttgatccgaatagtgatgaaggcatatttttgggatattccTATACCAGTCGTGCTTAtagagttttcaataaaagaacatagACTGTAATGGAATCCATAAATGtcgtcattgatgatgaagaagttgaaagACCAAGTAGCGGGGAAGAAAATCAGCTTGCTCCAGTGGAAGTTTCTGATGGAACAACTGATAATGAGAAGGCATCTCCAAGTGTGTCTCCGGATGAGCCTCCTTCCCCTCTCCCCGCTTCAGATACAACGTCCAGTActtctgaagatgaagatgctCCTGCAAATCCTCCCAAACGGTCATGGGTgaagcacaatcatcctccaCAGCAGCTCCTTGGgaccatagatgaagggcgtaggctaagaggcagagtcattcagcctaacAATGAAGAagccaatcaagtctcctacagctgctaccttgctcagTCAGAACCTatgaaagttgatgaagccctacaggatgaaggTTGGGTatctgccatgcatgatgagctccatcaattcactagaaatgatgtttggaccatggttccccgtcctgtagaacataatatcattggtactaagtggattttcaagaataaaacataTGAGCATGGCACTGTGGTTCGGAATAAAGCCCGCCTTGTTGCCCAGGGAtacactcagatagagggagtagactttgatgaaacctttgctctAGTTGCCAGGTTAAagtccatcagaattcttctctccattgcttgtcatcttggttTTAAGctgtatcagatggatgtaaagagtgcctttctgaacggtgttcttcaagaagaagtttatgtagaacagccgaagggttttcaaattcctcatcatccccatcatgtgtacaagctgaagaaggctttatatgggcttaagcaggcttctcgagcatggtatgagcatCTCAcggttgtgcaaattataatactcacaagtgcacgaatcgtttgcaatatagtgttatgcaagtgtgaggtcgatcccacagggaattgtgttgcgaaaattaatctctattcaaactaatcctattttaacctagttccaaatttagggatttttaacaaaagaaaacataaacaaaattaatgaaaataaaggggtctagggttttggaatccacactcaccaaatcgtAGCAACCTATtttcatgctcatcacacatatttgaagttttcacatgcaaaacttaggtatgctctactttgcttcaaaagttgtttaaatcattcgatgaatccatacttgcacaaatcacaaaagatatctagttttgactaaatcatcaaatgtatccatggaatgaaacacaacgaatatccaacattttgataaatgaaaacccaagccatcaatttaatgaaactatatcaaatcatca is a window of Alnus glutinosa chromosome 4, dhAlnGlut1.1, whole genome shotgun sequence DNA encoding:
- the LOC133866186 gene encoding uncharacterized protein LOC133866186; translation: MLAAQSRQKSYADTRRRKLEFEVGDQVFLKVSPMKGVMRFGTKGKLSPRYISPFLVTEVVGPIAYRVELPSNLAGVHNVFHVSTLQKYMHDPLHMIDFEPLQVQADLKYEEKPVQILDRKVQQLRTKTIPLIKVLWQNHDVEEASWDLEQEIRSKYPYLFP